In Gemmatimonadales bacterium, a single genomic region encodes these proteins:
- a CDS encoding alcohol dehydrogenase catalytic domain-containing protein — protein sequence MRATIMYGAGDVRVENVPDARIREPTDALVRVTRACICGSDLWPYKEMEPSATGVRMGHEFIGIVEDVGAEVCTVKRGDVVVAPFAISDGTCEFCREGLQTSCLHGGWWGGTEQDGGQGEAVRAPHADGTLVKLPVGQDDGLMPSLLTLSDVMGTGHHAARAARVGPGKTAAVIGDGAVGLCGVIAARRLGAESVILLGSHLDRIALAREFGATEIVSERGDAGTERVRELTRGLGAHSVLECVGSEPAMLTAMRIARPGGAVGRVGVPHYGATPWAQESF from the coding sequence ATGCGCGCGACCATCATGTACGGCGCGGGCGACGTTCGCGTCGAGAACGTCCCGGACGCCCGCATCAGGGAGCCGACCGACGCCCTCGTGCGCGTGACGCGGGCGTGCATCTGCGGCAGCGACCTCTGGCCTTACAAGGAGATGGAGCCGAGCGCCACGGGCGTGCGCATGGGCCACGAGTTCATCGGCATCGTGGAGGACGTCGGCGCCGAGGTGTGCACGGTGAAGCGCGGCGACGTGGTCGTGGCGCCCTTCGCCATCTCGGACGGCACGTGCGAGTTCTGCCGGGAGGGGCTTCAGACGTCGTGTCTCCACGGCGGCTGGTGGGGCGGCACCGAGCAGGACGGCGGCCAGGGTGAGGCGGTTCGCGCGCCGCATGCCGACGGGACGCTGGTCAAGCTCCCGGTGGGGCAGGACGACGGTCTGATGCCGTCGCTGCTCACGCTTTCGGACGTGATGGGCACCGGCCACCACGCGGCGCGAGCCGCGCGCGTGGGCCCCGGGAAGACGGCGGCGGTGATCGGCGACGGGGCGGTCGGACTCTGCGGCGTCATCGCGGCCCGCCGCCTGGGCGCCGAGTCGGTCATCCTGTTGGGCAGTCACCTCGACCGCATCGCGCTGGCCCGGGAATTCGGTGCAACGGAGATCGTGAGCGAGCGCGGCGACGCGGGCACCGAGCGGGTGCGCGAGCTGACGCGGGGCCTGGGCGCCCACAGCGTTCTCGAGTGCGTGGGCTCGGAGCCAGCCATGCTGACGGCGATGCGCATCGCGCGCCCCGGCGGGGCGGTCGGCCGCGTCGGCGTACCGCACTACGGGGCGACGCCGTGGGCGCAGGAGAGCTTCT